One window of the Pyrinomonadaceae bacterium genome contains the following:
- a CDS encoding patatin-like phospholipase family protein, translating to MPKRSLMLAGAGLKIPFQAGVLQVWLDEAGIEFDHGDGVSAACFNLAMWVQGMSGTQIADNWRNFKPFTAVNVNWSQLPLLFFAESFFELDAFRKKIFPRWGIDLNKIRASPRDGTFNVYNFSKHQLRPVTTPELTEDFLIATASLPMFFPPVKIEGDTYIDAVLNTATNLEEAIRRGADEVWIIWNTSERGKWGKGFLGNFFGIFEATANYSYRRVLTRIDANNAAIERGLPGEFGRPIKVYELKAEVGLHYLFNFKPRRFPEAVEEGVSAARAWCEANRIG from the coding sequence ATGCCAAAGCGATCGCTGATGCTCGCCGGAGCCGGACTCAAGATCCCGTTTCAGGCAGGTGTGCTTCAAGTGTGGCTCGACGAAGCGGGCATCGAATTCGATCACGGTGACGGCGTGAGTGCGGCGTGTTTCAACCTGGCGATGTGGGTGCAGGGGATGAGTGGCACACAGATCGCCGACAATTGGCGTAACTTCAAACCCTTCACCGCGGTTAACGTCAACTGGTCGCAGTTGCCGCTACTCTTCTTCGCCGAATCGTTTTTCGAGTTGGACGCCTTCCGAAAAAAGATCTTTCCCAGGTGGGGAATTGATCTAAACAAGATTCGCGCCAGTCCGCGCGATGGCACATTTAATGTCTACAACTTCTCGAAACACCAGCTGCGTCCCGTCACGACCCCGGAGCTCACAGAAGACTTTCTGATCGCAACCGCGTCGTTGCCGATGTTCTTTCCGCCGGTGAAGATCGAAGGTGATACGTACATCGATGCGGTCCTTAACACGGCTACTAATCTTGAAGAAGCCATTCGTCGCGGTGCTGATGAGGTCTGGATAATCTGGAACACGAGTGAGCGCGGCAAGTGGGGCAAAGGCTTTCTCGGTAACTTCTTTGGAATTTTTGAAGCCACGGCGAATTACAGTTACCGGCGGGTACTGACGCGGATTGACGCGAACAACGCGGCGATCGAACGTGGATTACCAGGTGAGTTTGGACGACCGATCAAAGTCTACGAATTGAAGGCGGAGGTCGGCTTACACTATCTCTTCAACTTCAAGCCGCGGCGCTTTCCCGAGGCAGTGGAAGAAGGCGTGAGCGCCGCCCGCGCCTGGTGCGAGGCTAATCGAATAGGCTGA
- a CDS encoding GMC family oxidoreductase, whose product MSAPQFDYIVVGSGAGGGPLAARLAEKGKSVLLLEAGGDHQPYNYQVPVFHGNATEDPDMRLDHYVRHYEEEERQKQDPKYQVELKAGRNGVYYPRARTVGGCTAHYAMIIIRPHDSDWQTIVDATGDNSWAPRKMDQYFAQVESWRHRCASSSGHGKEGWLPTRNADTISLARAAIMHHDPSIGEIVKHSFWSHRKLLPFRFWNRPWFPLSVRWRARVDPNDLRLRHGEGVILVPMAIDSQGRRAGTRERIKTAAKTGNLEVRTNCHVTELIFDDADDKQVVGVRYLQGEGLYRADRNPERFGKPNGPPQEVRAKHEVILAAGAYITPQLLMLSGIGPREELERPEINIPVRVDLPGVGKNLQDRYEVGIVAESKEPFSLLAKATFAGPAEGEEGDEFFTQWKDKYTGLYATNGAVVGFLAKSSVAENNEPDLFIFGVPGAFVGYYTGWAKESTTPPHNKWTWLLLKGHARFRGKVTLNSSDPLDPPHVNFNYFERDESGKLTPDSEKDLQAMREGVAIVKSLLKGTKNRLPVDPECMKGVDLSSQEGIDKFVQDRSWGHHASCTCKIGADDDPDAVLDSKFRVRGVKGLRVVDASVFPRIPGFFVVMPIYMIAEKAANAILDDGE is encoded by the coding sequence ATGAGTGCACCACAGTTTGATTACATCGTGGTTGGATCAGGCGCCGGTGGCGGTCCGCTGGCGGCGCGCCTGGCCGAAAAAGGGAAGTCAGTCCTGTTACTCGAAGCCGGCGGCGATCACCAGCCGTACAACTATCAAGTGCCCGTCTTTCACGGCAATGCCACCGAAGATCCCGACATGCGTTTGGATCATTACGTGCGGCACTACGAAGAAGAAGAGCGGCAGAAACAGGATCCGAAATACCAGGTGGAGCTGAAGGCCGGGCGAAACGGCGTCTATTACCCGCGCGCGCGCACCGTGGGTGGCTGCACTGCGCACTACGCGATGATCATTATTCGCCCACACGATAGTGATTGGCAGACCATCGTCGATGCCACCGGCGACAACAGTTGGGCGCCGCGGAAAATGGACCAGTATTTCGCGCAGGTTGAGAGCTGGCGTCATCGTTGCGCAAGCTCTTCCGGCCATGGCAAGGAAGGTTGGTTGCCGACACGTAACGCCGACACCATCTCGTTGGCCCGCGCGGCCATCATGCATCATGACCCGTCGATTGGTGAGATCGTCAAGCACTCGTTCTGGTCACACCGAAAACTTCTTCCGTTTCGGTTTTGGAACCGGCCGTGGTTTCCGCTCAGCGTGCGCTGGCGAGCGCGAGTCGATCCGAACGATCTGCGCTTGCGCCACGGCGAAGGCGTGATCCTGGTGCCGATGGCCATCGACAGCCAGGGCCGTCGCGCGGGCACGCGCGAACGAATCAAGACCGCCGCAAAAACCGGCAACCTGGAAGTGCGGACGAACTGTCACGTGACGGAGCTCATCTTTGATGACGCCGATGATAAGCAGGTAGTCGGCGTGCGGTACCTCCAGGGCGAAGGACTCTATCGCGCCGACCGCAACCCGGAACGATTTGGAAAACCAAACGGTCCCCCACAGGAAGTGCGCGCGAAACATGAAGTCATCCTGGCTGCCGGGGCATACATTACGCCGCAGTTGTTGATGCTCTCCGGCATCGGTCCGCGCGAAGAGTTGGAGCGGCCAGAGATAAACATTCCGGTGCGTGTCGATCTCCCCGGCGTCGGCAAGAACCTGCAGGATCGATACGAAGTGGGGATCGTGGCGGAATCAAAGGAACCCTTTAGCTTGCTTGCTAAGGCGACGTTTGCCGGGCCGGCCGAAGGTGAGGAGGGAGACGAGTTCTTCACCCAATGGAAGGACAAATACACCGGCTTGTACGCCACGAACGGCGCGGTAGTCGGATTTCTGGCTAAGTCCAGCGTCGCTGAGAACAACGAACCCGATTTATTTATCTTCGGCGTGCCCGGAGCTTTTGTCGGCTATTACACCGGCTGGGCCAAGGAATCCACCACACCGCCGCACAACAAATGGACATGGCTGTTGCTGAAAGGACACGCGCGCTTTCGCGGCAAAGTGACCCTTAACTCCAGCGATCCACTCGATCCGCCTCACGTTAATTTCAATTACTTTGAGCGCGACGAAAGCGGCAAACTAACGCCCGACTCTGAGAAGGATCTGCAGGCGATGCGTGAGGGCGTCGCCATCGTCAAGAGCCTTTTGAAAGGAACCAAGAACCGATTGCCCGTCGATCCCGAGTGTATGAAGGGAGTGGATCTGAGCTCGCAGGAAGGAATCGACAAGTTCGTACAGGATCGCTCCTGGGGCCATCACGCATCGTGCACGTGCAAGATCGGCGCCGACGACGATCCGGATGCAGTTCTTGATTCAAAGTTTCGCGTGCGTGGAGTCAAAGGACTGCGCGTCGTGGATGCCTCGGTATTTCCTCGCATCCCGGGATTCTTTGTAGTGATGCCCATCTACATGATTGCGGAAAAGGCGGCCAACGCCATTCTCGACGATGGGGAATGA
- a CDS encoding tetratricopeptide repeat protein, with protein MITKRTDFENELERIHQGLAEINGNALALPVDSAKVSRLAYLQYQRASLTGDLDALNDADATLDHAIRHLGPSGDFYFLKANIHFKLHRLNDVEQDLQLGRDLLLSTPGRALKADFDFQKGRYQAAQEEYEALIAEERTWDALARLAHLHFKMGDLEKADRLYDEAADELTAKEMRHYSWLELQRGVVDLSQGDYDKARRHYERSERAYSGHWLVDEHMAELLGAQGKYEEAEAFYRSVVERVPRPDFQQALGELYISMGNSPEATKWLDRARTGFLESAALGEVHYYHHLADFYADVDEDGPEAVKWARKDLDLRRNFSTLAALAWALYRAGQFSEAKELMDEALASGAKDARLFKTAGKIYQAASPNGKGARYLQMAAELNPNLNNFHVHR; from the coding sequence ATGATTACCAAAAGAACTGACTTCGAAAACGAACTCGAGCGAATCCATCAGGGACTTGCCGAGATCAACGGCAACGCATTGGCCCTCCCGGTCGACAGCGCGAAAGTATCGCGGCTGGCGTACCTGCAATATCAACGCGCGTCGCTCACCGGCGACCTGGACGCGCTTAACGACGCCGACGCCACCCTCGATCACGCGATCCGCCATCTTGGTCCAAGTGGCGACTTTTATTTCCTCAAGGCGAATATTCACTTCAAACTTCACCGCCTCAACGACGTCGAACAGGATCTCCAGCTCGGTCGCGATCTATTGCTGAGCACTCCCGGCCGGGCCTTGAAAGCGGACTTCGATTTTCAGAAAGGTCGTTACCAGGCCGCGCAAGAAGAATACGAAGCACTGATTGCGGAAGAACGCACCTGGGACGCGCTCGCGCGTCTCGCTCATCTCCACTTCAAGATGGGCGATCTCGAAAAAGCCGATCGTCTGTATGACGAAGCCGCCGACGAGCTGACCGCAAAAGAGATGCGACATTACTCTTGGCTCGAGCTGCAAAGGGGCGTGGTCGATCTGAGCCAGGGCGACTACGACAAAGCGCGCCGGCATTATGAACGCTCTGAACGCGCGTACTCGGGCCATTGGCTGGTTGACGAACACATGGCGGAGCTATTAGGCGCGCAGGGAAAGTACGAGGAGGCGGAAGCATTTTATCGGAGCGTGGTTGAGCGAGTGCCACGTCCGGATTTTCAACAGGCACTCGGCGAACTCTACATCTCGATGGGAAATAGTCCTGAGGCTACCAAGTGGTTAGACAGAGCGCGGACTGGTTTTCTGGAGTCGGCGGCCCTAGGCGAGGTCCACTACTATCACCACCTCGCAGACTTTTATGCAGACGTAGACGAAGACGGCCCGGAGGCGGTTAAGTGGGCGCGGAAGGATCTCGACCTCCGCAGAAACTTCTCAACGTTGGCGGCGCTTGCGTGGGCTTTGTATCGCGCGGGACAGTTTTCAGAAGCGAAAGAATTGATGGATGAGGCGCTCGCCTCAGGCGCAAAAGACGCGCGACTGTTCAAAACGGCCGGAAAGATCTACCAGGCCGCCAGTCCAAATGGTAAGGGCGCCCGCTACCTGCAGATGGCCGCCGAACTCAACCCTAATCTCAATAACTTCCATGTGCACCGGTAA
- a CDS encoding tetratricopeptide repeat protein, protein MADKSRKVLSFPQPVPAKADYQRVKSNYSIREIKQMFGLSERTIRRWTETGIIQAAASANVEEVTYDFQALTLFRRVRDMRTHGLTIKQIEAELQGQLSLFRAEVGNVQVSRLLTPFEEALLLHEQGDTQAVEFYREAIAAGDNIAEAYCNLGIIDLDRGNMVGALDNFTQSLKHDPRHVEAHYNLANLYYDAGDFPLARLHYEAATQIEPNFSLVYYNLALVYHRLANVVGARHALHKYKELEPGDEEIELVDQLLKAMELGRPNV, encoded by the coding sequence ATGGCCGACAAGAGTCGCAAGGTCCTCTCATTTCCGCAACCAGTCCCCGCCAAGGCGGATTACCAGCGCGTCAAATCAAATTACTCGATTCGTGAAATCAAGCAGATGTTTGGCTTGAGCGAGCGCACGATTCGTCGTTGGACCGAAACCGGAATTATCCAGGCTGCGGCGTCGGCAAACGTCGAAGAAGTCACCTACGACTTTCAGGCGCTGACGCTCTTCCGTCGCGTCCGCGACATGCGCACGCACGGTTTGACGATCAAGCAGATCGAGGCCGAGCTGCAGGGACAACTCAGTTTGTTTCGTGCTGAAGTCGGGAACGTGCAGGTCTCGCGTCTGTTGACGCCGTTCGAAGAAGCGCTGCTGCTTCATGAACAGGGCGACACGCAGGCTGTTGAGTTCTACCGGGAAGCGATCGCGGCGGGGGACAACATCGCTGAGGCCTATTGCAACCTCGGCATCATCGATCTCGATCGCGGCAACATGGTCGGCGCGCTCGACAACTTCACGCAGTCACTGAAGCATGATCCGCGTCACGTGGAAGCTCACTACAACCTGGCGAACCTCTATTACGACGCCGGCGACTTTCCGCTCGCGCGCCTGCACTACGAAGCGGCGACGCAAATCGAGCCGAACTTTTCGTTGGTTTACTACAACCTTGCGCTGGTCTATCACCGTCTGGCGAACGTCGTCGGCGCGCGCCATGCCCTGCACAAATACAAAGAGCTTGAGCCCGGCGACGAAGAGATTGAATTAGTCGATCAGCTTCTGAAAGCCATGGAGCTGGGCCGGCCGAATGTCTAG
- a CDS encoding SDR family oxidoreductase produces the protein MARQTKRRTSARPTARKASTKKSEKRLPRSASTPTRRSAEIHQRPEPKSPMPRQHQEKPGLESKVTPRPRYEAPNYKGSDKLAGKVALITGGDSGIGRAVAVLFAREGADVAFTYLKEEESDARETKEAIEREGRRGLMMTMEARDSDSCRKAVEKTINNFGKLSILVNNAAYQESQDSIDELTEEQWDRTFKTNIYGYFYLVKAALPHMKKGSAIINTGSITGLEGSKHLLDYASTKGAIHAFTKSLAQNLVEKGIRVNCVSPGPVWTPLNPSDKPAEKVAQFGADTPMKRPAQPEEIAPAYVYFASDVDSSYVTGEVLTLLGGETTAA, from the coding sequence ATGGCACGACAAACAAAGAGACGAACATCAGCGCGCCCGACCGCGCGTAAGGCATCAACAAAGAAATCCGAGAAGCGCCTTCCGCGTTCTGCATCTACGCCGACGCGACGCAGCGCGGAAATTCATCAACGGCCCGAACCGAAATCTCCAATGCCCAGGCAACATCAGGAGAAGCCGGGACTCGAATCAAAAGTTACTCCACGTCCGCGTTATGAAGCGCCGAATTACAAGGGGTCTGACAAGCTCGCCGGCAAAGTAGCCCTGATAACCGGCGGCGATTCCGGCATTGGCCGCGCGGTGGCGGTGCTCTTCGCGCGCGAAGGCGCCGATGTCGCGTTCACTTATCTCAAAGAAGAGGAAAGCGATGCGCGCGAAACGAAAGAAGCAATCGAACGCGAAGGCCGCCGCGGGTTGATGATGACGATGGAAGCCCGCGATTCGGATTCGTGCCGGAAGGCCGTCGAAAAGACGATCAATAACTTCGGCAAGCTCAGCATTCTCGTCAACAACGCGGCCTACCAGGAGAGTCAGGATTCGATTGATGAACTGACTGAAGAGCAATGGGACCGCACGTTCAAGACAAACATCTACGGCTACTTCTATCTGGTGAAAGCCGCGCTACCGCACATGAAAAAAGGCTCGGCAATTATCAACACCGGTTCCATCACCGGTCTCGAAGGCAGCAAGCATTTGCTGGATTACGCATCGACCAAAGGTGCGATTCACGCATTCACCAAATCGCTGGCGCAGAATCTGGTCGAGAAAGGGATCCGCGTGAACTGCGTTTCGCCGGGGCCCGTCTGGACGCCGCTAAATCCTTCCGACAAGCCAGCGGAAAAGGTCGCACAGTTTGGCGCCGACACTCCGATGAAACGTCCCGCGCAGCCGGAAGAGATCGCGCCGGCTTATGTTTACTTCGCGTCGGACGTTGATTCGAGTTATGTGACCGGCGAAGTTCTGACGCTGTTAGGCGGCGAGACCACAGCGGCTTAA
- a CDS encoding transporter substrate-binding domain-containing protein, which yields MKLRTRLVLLVLISLLLSSGLSCRRRPPALDAIDQIDRRSNLPLGDPISRDLAQIRERGALVVLAPYNSTTYFIYQGEPLGYEYELLRAFAKDLGVPLKMVVVTDPKSIFPLLNSGDGDIAAGRLIPPKQPDVQSHVAFTHALYRTEPALVQQEQAPSEAGEGTEKALAPGPSQTLPEVDIQARLVTNPAQLAGRTVTLPQESGYRRTLIELSDEISGDIHIVEMGEKIQDETLAQKVARGEIQFTVMQRNLAELKEVEFKNLKIRPVLGASHSVAWAMRKNSPELTNELNRWIDEKQNGPLFDQLYQKYFIDRRRYLERVTSEYLTSKTGKLSEFDALIKQYAGELNWDWRLLASQAYQESRFRPAARSWAGATGLLQLMPKTAKEFGVTNALDPADNVSGAVKFLKWLQRYWERRIPDENERLKFVLASYNTGAGHVEDAQRLTEKYGGDPKKWDDVSYWLLQKSTQQYSADAVVKFGFCRGLEPVNYVNNILERFDHYKQFVVT from the coding sequence ATGAAGCTCCGGACTAGATTGGTGCTACTGGTTCTTATTTCCCTCCTTCTCTCGTCCGGGTTGTCGTGCAGACGTCGCCCACCCGCACTCGACGCCATCGATCAAATCGATCGCCGCTCGAATCTGCCTTTGGGCGATCCTATCAGTCGTGACCTGGCACAGATTCGCGAGCGCGGCGCGCTGGTGGTTCTTGCTCCTTACAACTCGACGACCTATTTCATCTATCAAGGCGAGCCACTCGGTTACGAATACGAACTGCTACGTGCTTTTGCGAAAGACCTCGGTGTTCCACTCAAGATGGTTGTGGTCACTGATCCGAAAAGCATTTTCCCTTTGCTTAACAGTGGCGACGGCGACATCGCAGCGGGGCGGCTTATTCCTCCCAAACAGCCGGATGTTCAATCGCACGTCGCCTTCACGCACGCGCTCTATCGTACCGAACCTGCGCTGGTGCAACAGGAGCAGGCTCCGTCGGAGGCCGGCGAAGGGACAGAGAAGGCGCTGGCTCCCGGGCCTTCACAGACGCTGCCGGAAGTAGACATCCAGGCGCGGCTGGTCACGAACCCGGCGCAACTGGCCGGGCGCACGGTGACGCTGCCTCAAGAGTCAGGCTATCGCCGCACGCTGATCGAATTGTCCGATGAGATCTCCGGCGACATTCACATCGTTGAGATGGGCGAAAAGATCCAGGACGAAACGCTGGCACAGAAGGTCGCCCGCGGCGAAATTCAATTCACGGTGATGCAAAGAAATCTTGCTGAGCTTAAAGAAGTTGAATTCAAGAACCTGAAAATACGTCCGGTTCTGGGGGCATCACACAGCGTGGCGTGGGCGATGAGAAAGAATTCGCCTGAGTTGACAAACGAGCTGAATCGCTGGATTGACGAGAAGCAAAATGGGCCGCTCTTCGATCAGCTTTATCAAAAGTATTTCATCGATCGCCGTCGCTATCTGGAACGCGTCACCAGTGAATATCTCACTTCGAAGACCGGCAAGCTCAGCGAATTTGATGCTTTGATCAAGCAATACGCGGGCGAGCTGAATTGGGACTGGCGACTATTGGCCTCGCAGGCATACCAGGAATCACGATTCCGCCCGGCGGCGCGTTCGTGGGCGGGCGCGACCGGACTTTTGCAACTGATGCCCAAAACGGCAAAGGAGTTTGGGGTTACCAACGCGCTCGATCCGGCTGACAACGTTTCCGGGGCGGTGAAGTTTTTGAAATGGCTCCAGCGTTACTGGGAGCGGCGTATTCCGGACGAGAACGAGCGGCTCAAGTTTGTGCTGGCTTCGTACAACACGGGCGCCGGTCACGTAGAAGACGCACAACGGCTGACGGAAAAGTATGGAGGGGACCCGAAGAAATGGGACGACGTGTCCTATTGGCTGTTGCAGAAGTCCACGCAGCAGTACTCAGCGGATGCAGTAGTAAAGTTCGGTTTTTGTCGCGGTCTTGAACCGGTTAATTACGTCAACAATATTCTCGAGCGCTTCGATCACTATAAACAGTTTGTAGTTACTTAA
- a CDS encoding SCO family protein: MTMNRRGVLASLAMAPAGALIAQAQTPSVARQFKTISSRDRIAQRYFPNVLLTTHEGKKVKFYDDLVRNKIVIFNFMYAKCEGICMPITNNLVKVQKLLGDRVGRDIHMYSLTLKPEEDSPMKLAHYVHMHKIGPGWKFLTGKPEDLELLRRKLGYVDPDPEVDKVKSNHIGVIKYGNEPFERWGGCPAMSKPTWIVKTLSWVDWPKDMKNGGAK, encoded by the coding sequence ATGACTATGAATAGAAGAGGCGTGCTGGCGTCACTGGCCATGGCCCCGGCCGGCGCGTTGATCGCTCAGGCCCAAACCCCAAGTGTCGCCCGGCAATTCAAGACGATCTCGTCCCGTGACCGGATCGCGCAGCGGTATTTTCCAAACGTGCTGCTGACGACTCACGAGGGGAAGAAAGTTAAATTCTATGACGACCTGGTCAGGAACAAGATCGTCATCTTCAACTTCATGTACGCGAAGTGTGAAGGCATCTGCATGCCAATTACGAACAACCTGGTGAAGGTGCAGAAGTTGCTCGGTGATCGCGTCGGCCGCGACATTCATATGTACTCGCTGACGCTCAAACCGGAAGAAGACTCGCCGATGAAACTGGCCCACTACGTCCACATGCACAAGATCGGCCCGGGCTGGAAGTTTCTGACGGGCAAGCCAGAAGATCTGGAGCTGCTGCGACGCAAATTGGGATACGTTGATCCCGATCCCGAAGTAGACAAGGTGAAATCGAATCACATCGGCGTGATCAAGTACGGCAACGAGCCCTTCGAACGCTGGGGCGGCTGCCCGGCAATGTCTAAACCGACCTGGATCGTAAAGACACTAAGCTGGGTTGATTGGCCGAAAGACATGAAGAACGGAGGCGCCAAATGA
- a CDS encoding multicopper oxidase domain-containing protein: protein MAYISKRNKRKERERQTAADNRSELIAAGFKRRDLLKMGLLTSAGMLIPKKGLSAHPMTRSGFPMDDDEPNSPDTTIPFSQDMPRLTVLQPVPVAALGAPLPGKNPQPGEARTVPHQAWDDFPPLRYYLLREQAANVMMTPDVTQLPPQPIWGFNGITPGPMIVERYGLQGQPQNGSVLVRIKNELPQNNGGFGLPSTTTHLHNGHTPLESDGFPCFFKESGEFYDHHYPNVLAGVKSTHIPQGGDIQEAMHTLWYHDHRIDHTAENTYKGLAGTYILFNEHDTGDETTGFRLPSFGDGQNPLTNFDVYMVFNDKVFDNQTGLLRFDTFNTDGILGDRFLVNGKIQPVFHVSPRRYRFRWLNTGPSRFYQMFVLGPNNSTKSFWQISTDGNFIEKPVQVNSARFSVAERVDVIVDFTGQAGKTFYLENRLAQDDGRGPDGDVVGAGQGDKILKIVVDGPQVADHSIDPATIPANQPIYFYGFPNTNDAARITRTFRFERGNGQWQINGQLVGDCEDPNDIRFAIKKNSVEKWVFQNNSGGWQHPIHMHFEEFQTLTINGNAPSGSGLITKGRKDVFRLEHNMEAKVYFRFRDFVGKFPLHCHNVVHEDHAMMVLGQINLDGDNKTQP from the coding sequence GTGGCCTACATTTCAAAACGCAACAAACGAAAAGAGCGCGAGAGACAGACAGCCGCAGACAATCGGAGCGAGCTGATTGCCGCCGGATTCAAGCGGCGTGACCTTTTGAAGATGGGCTTGCTGACGAGTGCCGGCATGCTCATTCCGAAGAAAGGCCTAAGCGCGCACCCAATGACCAGATCCGGTTTCCCAATGGACGACGACGAACCAAACAGCCCGGACACCACGATACCGTTCTCGCAGGACATGCCGAGGTTGACGGTGCTGCAACCGGTCCCGGTCGCAGCCCTCGGCGCTCCGCTGCCGGGGAAAAACCCTCAACCCGGCGAGGCACGCACAGTTCCCCATCAGGCTTGGGATGACTTCCCGCCGCTCAGGTATTACCTGCTCAGGGAACAGGCGGCGAACGTCATGATGACTCCCGACGTGACACAACTTCCGCCACAACCGATTTGGGGATTCAACGGCATTACGCCGGGTCCGATGATCGTCGAGCGGTACGGCCTGCAGGGCCAACCGCAAAACGGCTCGGTGCTGGTGCGAATCAAGAACGAGCTGCCGCAGAACAACGGTGGCTTCGGACTGCCTTCAACAACCACCCACTTGCACAATGGCCACACGCCGTTGGAGAGCGACGGCTTTCCCTGCTTCTTTAAGGAGAGCGGCGAGTTCTACGATCACCATTACCCGAACGTGCTTGCGGGAGTTAAGTCAACGCACATTCCACAGGGCGGCGACATTCAGGAGGCCATGCACACGCTCTGGTATCACGACCATCGCATCGACCACACCGCCGAGAACACGTACAAAGGACTTGCCGGCACGTACATTCTTTTCAATGAACATGACACGGGCGACGAAACAACCGGTTTTCGTCTCCCCAGCTTTGGCGACGGTCAAAACCCGCTTACCAACTTCGACGTCTACATGGTATTCAACGACAAAGTCTTTGATAACCAGACAGGTTTGCTGAGGTTTGATACGTTCAATACCGACGGCATTCTCGGCGACAGGTTCCTCGTCAACGGCAAGATCCAACCGGTGTTCCACGTTAGCCCGCGCCGGTACCGGTTCCGCTGGTTGAACACGGGGCCTTCGCGCTTCTACCAGATGTTTGTGCTCGGCCCAAACAATTCGACGAAGTCTTTCTGGCAAATCTCAACGGACGGCAATTTCATAGAGAAGCCGGTGCAGGTTAACAGCGCGCGCTTCTCAGTCGCCGAACGCGTGGATGTAATCGTCGACTTTACGGGCCAGGCCGGCAAGACGTTTTATCTGGAGAATCGTCTTGCGCAGGACGATGGTCGCGGTCCCGACGGCGACGTTGTCGGGGCCGGCCAGGGCGACAAGATTCTGAAGATTGTCGTCGATGGTCCGCAGGTGGCTGACCACAGCATCGACCCGGCCACCATTCCGGCGAATCAACCGATTTACTTCTATGGCTTCCCGAACACGAACGACGCGGCGCGGATCACCCGCACGTTCCGGTTTGAGAGGGGTAACGGTCAGTGGCAGATCAACGGCCAACTGGTCGGCGATTGTGAGGACCCGAACGACATCCGCTTCGCAATTAAGAAAAACAGCGTGGAGAAGTGGGTCTTCCAAAACAACTCCGGAGGTTGGCAACACCCAATCCATATGCACTTTGAAGAGTTTCAGACGCTGACGATTAACGGCAATGCGCCGTCAGGGTCCGGCTTGATCACGAAAGGTCGGAAAGACGTCTTCCGCCTGGAACACAACATGGAGGCGAAGGTCTACTTCCGCTTCCGCGACTTCGTCGGCAAGTTTCCTTTGCATTGTCATAACGTGGTTCACGAAGATCACGCCATGATGGTGCTGGGCCAGATTAACCTCGACGGTGACAACAAAACGCAGCCGTAA
- a CDS encoding isochorismatase family cysteine hydrolase produces the protein MKRNSDLHGNAPDSASVALLLIDVINDLEFEGGEKLLRHALPTARRIADLKQRCGGAGIPAIYVNDNFGKWRSDFKKLVSHCLDDNTRGRAIVELLKPAPDDYFVLKPRHSGFYSTTLDLLLKHLGVETVILAGFTADICILFTANDAYMRDYRLVIPADCVASQDETENQRALKFMERVLKADISPSAQADLKLISRAATN, from the coding sequence ATGAAACGGAACTCCGATCTCCACGGCAATGCACCCGACAGCGCGTCGGTAGCGTTGCTGCTGATCGACGTTATCAATGATCTGGAATTCGAGGGTGGCGAGAAGTTGTTGCGTCACGCTCTGCCCACCGCAAGACGAATCGCTGATCTTAAGCAGCGCTGTGGGGGCGCCGGCATTCCCGCAATCTACGTCAACGACAACTTCGGAAAGTGGCGCTCGGATTTTAAGAAGCTGGTTTCACATTGCCTGGACGACAACACACGCGGCCGGGCGATAGTGGAGTTGCTCAAACCAGCCCCCGACGACTACTTCGTGCTCAAGCCAAGACATTCAGGCTTCTATTCCACCACGCTCGATCTGCTTCTGAAACACCTGGGGGTCGAGACTGTTATTCTGGCGGGCTTCACCGCCGACATCTGCATTCTGTTTACCGCGAACGACGCATACATGCGTGATTATCGTTTGGTGATTCCGGCCGACTGCGTGGCATCGCAGGACGAGACGGAAAACCAACGTGCGCTCAAGTTCATGGAGCGAGTCTTGAAAGCTGACATTTCGCCTTCCGCGCAAGCCGACTTGAAGCTCATATCCCGGGCTGCAACTAATTAA
- a CDS encoding CsbD family protein → MRYEDELKGKGKQIKGTAKEKLGQLTDSPNLENEGSAERAEGNVQEKFGKAKRKIGEAVEDLGDKIAGG, encoded by the coding sequence ATGCGATACGAAGACGAACTTAAAGGCAAAGGTAAACAGATCAAGGGCACGGCTAAAGAGAAACTTGGTCAGTTAACCGACAGCCCCAACCTGGAGAATGAAGGCTCGGCTGAACGCGCGGAAGGAAATGTGCAGGAGAAATTTGGCAAAGCAAAGCGCAAGATCGGCGAAGCTGTCGAAGATCTCGGCGATAAGATCGCCGGCGGTTAA